From Nymphalis io chromosome 12, ilAglIoxx1.1, whole genome shotgun sequence, a single genomic window includes:
- the LOC126772578 gene encoding toll-like receptor 7: protein MAPNKFYWVSLPNYVIILNLSNNALTRIDGKTFKDLFFLQILDLRNNSIGYIEENTFLPLYNLHTLNLAENRLHTIDEYLFNGLFVLSKLNLNNNLLITIDTKAFKNCSDLKELDLSSNQLIDVPKAIWELSLLKTLDIGENQISDIKNGSFKNLDQLTGLRLIDNQIGNLSVGMFWDLPSLQVLNLAKNKIQAVERESFQRNKQLEAIRLDGNFISDINGVFSAVLSLLWLNLSENHLVWFDYAFIPGNLKWLDIHGNFIEHLGNYYKIQDEIRIKTLDVSHNRIVEISPLAIPNSVELLFINNNHINNIQVNTFIEKRNLTRVDIYANEISHLDINSLRLSPVPSNKSLPEFYIGGNPFDCDCSMEWLPLINNMTATRQYPRIMDLENVLCKMTHTRGVTHIPLSNLKSTDFLCTYETHCFTLCHCCDYVACDCQMTCPNNCSCYHDPTWHTNVVDCSSQSAIEIPEKIPMDATEVYLDGNDFKELQNYAFIGRKNMRSLYVNSSKVENLHNRTFAGLSSLVLLHLGNNKLEHLNGYEFEHLTQLSELYLQDNFISHIVNTTFSHLVALKTLRLDGNRLVEFSIWSLTLNKKLNSLSIGNNMWSCKCRYLQRFTAYISENVVKIADIADVWCANIGSPSSQRKELNLNGTICSDYYASESGIDNMIMSNYLPMMVTSFTGFLLILLSTLIVFLFRDTIRIWLYTSCGIRFFPFTGGYDETDKLYDAYICYSPKDDDFVIQTLAAELENGNPSYHLCLHYRDIPQHGVAYMQYTLPLPEAAEASKRILIVLTRNFLETEWSRYEFRQALHDILKTRIYTLVLIEESSVLSEAECDPDLRPYLKTGLRIKWGQNKFWEKLRYAMPDRQYKSKSSSFRNNINSYTMRSGVQNGTMRSFSFTDKMRGSGDIVNATPECIEGRPQHPQPLYGSDGRPPSDHIYSSIDSDYSSLELGGSNPNRRREFRHWPPPPIIDTQHSGQAYLV, encoded by the exons ATGGCACCAAACAAGTTTTATTGGGTATCCTTACCAAACTATGTGA TCATTCTGAATTTATCCAATAACGCTTTGACAAGGATAGATGGTAAGACATTTAAAGATTTGTTCTTTCTTCAAATATTAGATTTAAGAAATAACTCGATTGGATATATTGAAGAGAACACATTTCTTCCTTTGTATAATTTGCATACTTTAAATTTAGCCGAAAATCGATTACATACAATTGACGAATACCTTTTTAATGGATTATTTGTtcttagtaaattaaatttaaataataaccttTTAATAACCATTGAtacaaaagcttttaaaaattgCTCTGATTTGAAAGAATTGGATTTAAGTTCCAATCAATTAATAGACGTTCCTAAGGCTATTTGGGAATTATCGCTATTAAAAACTTTAGATATAGGGGAAAATCAAATATCAGATATAAAAAATGgatcttttaaaaatttagatCAATTAACAGGCTTGAGACTAATTGATAATCAGATCGGAAACCTTAGTGTAGGTATGTTTTGGGATTTACCGAGTCTTCAAGTATTAAAtttagcaaaaaataaaatacaggcTGTGGAGAGAGAGAGCTTTCAAAGAAATAAGCAATTAGAAGCCATACGATTAGATGGTAATTTTATATCCGATATTAATGGAGTGTTCTCGGCTGTATTGAGCTTACTTTGGCTCAACCTATCAGAAAATCATTTGGTTTGGTTCGACTACGCCTTTATACCGGGTAATTTGAAGTGGTTAGATATTCACGGAAATTTTATTGAGCACTTAGGCAATTACTATAAAATCCAAGACGAAATTCGAATAAAGACATTAGATGTTAGCCATAACCGAATTGTAGAAATATCTCCATTAGCAATTCCAAATAGCGTAGAACTGTTATTCATAAACAATAACCACATTAACAACATTcaagtaaatacatttatagaGAAGCGCAATCTCACCAGAGTTGATATTTACGCAAATGAGATATCTCATTTAGATATCAACAGCCTCCGGTTATCGCCAGTCCCGTCGAATAAGTCGTTGCCAGAGTTCTACATCGGAGGAAATCCGTTTGATTGCGATTGTTCAATGGAGTGGTTGcctttaataaacaatatgactGCCACGAGACAATATCCCAGAATAATGGATcttgaaaatgttttatgtaaaatgacTCATACTAGAGGTGTTACACATATACCTTTAAGCAACTTAAAATCAACAGATTTCTTGTGCACGTATGAAACCCATTGTTTTACGCTATGCCACTGTTGCGATTATGTCGCATGCGATTGCCAAATGACTTGTCCCAATAACTGTTCTTGTTACCACGATCCGACCTGGCATACAAATGTAGTCGATTGTTCCAGTCAAAGCGCTATTGAAATACCAGAAAAAATTCCAATGGATGCAACTGAGGTTTATTTAGATGGGAATGACTTTAAAGAATTGCAAAATTATGCATTCATAGGCAGAAAAAATATGAGATCGCTTTATGTAAATTCAAGTAAAGTCGAAAACTTACATAACAGAACATTCGCTGGCTTATCTTCACTTGTGTTATTACATCTTGGAAATAATAAGCTTGAACATTTAAATGGATACGAGTTCGAGCATTTGACTCAACTATCTGAACTATATTTACAAGATAATTTCATTAGTCATATTGTTAATACGACTTTTTCACATTTAGTCGCTTTGAAAACTTTAAGATTAGATGGAAACAGATTAGTTGAATTCTCTATTTGGagcttaacattaaataaaaaattaaatagtcttTCAATTGGTAATAATATGTGGTCATGCAAATGTAGATATTTGCAGAGATTTACAGCGTATATATCAGAAAATGTTGTTAAAATCGCTGATATTGCAGATGTATGGTGCGCAAATATAGGTAGCCCTTCATCACAAAGAAAAGAATTAAACCTTAACGGCACAATATGCAGTGACTATTATGCAAGTGAATCTGGGATTGATAATATGATAATGTCTAACTACTTACCTATGATGGTCACTTCATTTACgggatttttgttaatattactttctacacttattgttttcttatttagaGACACTATACGAATATGGCTCTATACTAGTTGTGGCATTCGATTTTTTCCATTTACTGGAGGCTATGATGAAACAGACAAATTATACGATGCGTACATATGCTACAGCCCTAAGGATGATGATTTTGTTATACAAACTCTCGCTGCTGAATTGGAAAATGGAAATCCTTCATATCATCTATGCCTGCATTATCGAGATATACCACAACACGGTGTAGCTTATATGCAGTATACTTTACCGCTCCCAGAAGCAGCAGAAGCGTCAAAGCGCATACTTATTGTTTTGACGAGAAACTTCTTAGAGACCGAATGGTCTCGCTATGAATTTAGACAAGCACTACATGATATACTTAAAACTAGAATTTATACTTTAGTTCTCATTGAAGAGAGTTCCGTCTTAAGCGAAGCAGAATGTGACCCTGACTTAAGGCCATATTTAAAAACGGGCTTAAGAATCAAGTGGGGTCAGAATAAATTTTGGGAGAAATTACGTTATGCAATGCCTGACCGgcaatataaatcaaaatcgtCTAGCTTTAGAAATAACATCAACTCATATACAATGAGAAGTGGTGTGCAAAACGGTACAATGAGATCGTTTTCTTTTACTGATAAAATGAGAGGGTCTGGCGATATCGTGAATGCTACTCCTGAATGTATAGAAGGTCGTCCTCAACATCCACAGCCTTTGTATGGGTCAGATGGTAGACCGCCATCAGATCATATTTATTCATCCATCGACTCAGATTACTCATCATTAGAGTTAGGTGGGAGTAATCCTAATCGAAGGCGAGAGTTTAGGCACTGGCCGCCTCCTCCTATAATTGATACACAGCATTCGGGTCAAGCTTACCTTGTCTAG